In one Streptomyces sp. NBC_00597 genomic region, the following are encoded:
- a CDS encoding helix-turn-helix domain-containing protein yields the protein MSSGGFAARLYALRTGAKLSQEELAQAAGVSVRAVSDMERGRSRGPQRRTVQALATALGLDATGARDLESAAALGRPRPRRAARPASPPAGRTATQSTPHHTLGLPRDLADFTARGPALDRLRTLAEHLDPAHPPVAVVCGQPGLGKTAFAVHAAHALAPHFPHGQYAIDLRGMDPQPTAPRDALARLLRALGVADSAIPTTTDDRSGLLRSVLRERQALLLLDNAADEDQVRPLLPGRSPTLTLITSRNTLAGLESVHRPELTLLRREEAVELLTRVIGPERVGRESQAARDLADLCGHLPLAVRIAAQRLAARPDEHLTKLVTQLAENTTRLDTLQAGSLQVRAAFALSYRQLPPPARTLFRRASLAAGPDFSPRSAALLAGLPLRQAARCAQDLTDAGLLQPHPTADRYRFHDLLRLFAAEQLAEEDEPAHITAALSRADLWTLRRATAAARLFDTEPHPDTSPDPDPDPATAPTDHDQARSWLEAERAQWLAALGRAQDRGLHQQVIDAAEAMHWFSDRTPHWELWAQVFRRAVSSARALGSKRDEAIHLNYLSWAYNMCLYDHASALTTARAALIAARESGDQLQVGWALGYVAGALHRLGRTEESITRLQEAADHLHRQTCAQSRLAELTVLNTLGQHLRHTGRAQEALTIHRRSEAICRAGVPGKPQELIGLYLAVTRQHIGNDRAALHQWNEAEDPLRYALTHFEAAHMPAWSEPARLDLGIVLRHLTRHREAHETLTTAHDALVRLNNPRHIEAADELQQLNSVFDGRPRGDSARARR from the coding sequence CAGCCAGGAGGAACTGGCGCAGGCCGCGGGGGTCAGCGTGCGGGCCGTGTCGGACATGGAACGCGGTCGCTCCCGGGGGCCACAGCGCCGCACGGTCCAGGCCCTGGCCACCGCCCTGGGACTGGACGCCACCGGCGCCCGCGATCTGGAAAGTGCCGCCGCCCTGGGCCGCCCCCGCCCCCGCCGCGCAGCCAGGCCCGCCAGCCCGCCGGCAGGCCGAACAGCGACACAGTCCACCCCGCACCACACGCTGGGACTGCCACGCGATCTCGCCGACTTCACCGCACGCGGCCCCGCCCTGGACCGGCTCCGCACTCTGGCCGAACACCTCGACCCCGCCCACCCACCCGTCGCGGTGGTCTGCGGACAGCCCGGCCTGGGCAAGACCGCCTTCGCCGTACACGCCGCCCATGCCCTCGCCCCCCACTTCCCGCACGGGCAGTACGCCATCGACCTGCGCGGCATGGACCCCCAGCCCACCGCTCCGCGCGACGCACTCGCCCGGCTGCTGCGCGCCCTCGGCGTCGCCGACAGCGCCATCCCCACCACCACCGACGACCGCAGCGGGCTCCTGCGCTCCGTACTGCGCGAGCGCCAAGCACTGCTCCTCCTGGACAACGCCGCCGACGAGGACCAGGTCCGCCCCCTGCTGCCCGGCCGCAGCCCCACGCTCACGCTCATCACCAGCCGCAACACCCTGGCCGGCCTCGAATCGGTCCACCGCCCCGAACTGACCCTGCTGCGCCGTGAGGAAGCGGTCGAACTCCTCACCCGCGTCATCGGCCCCGAGCGGGTCGGCCGGGAGAGCCAGGCCGCCCGCGATCTCGCGGACCTGTGCGGGCACCTCCCCCTGGCCGTCCGCATCGCGGCACAACGCCTCGCCGCCCGCCCTGACGAACACCTCACCAAACTCGTCACCCAGCTCGCCGAAAACACGACGCGCCTGGACACCCTGCAAGCCGGCTCACTGCAAGTCCGGGCCGCCTTCGCCCTGTCCTACCGGCAACTACCCCCGCCAGCCCGCACCCTCTTCCGCCGCGCCTCACTCGCCGCCGGCCCCGACTTCAGCCCCCGGAGCGCCGCCCTCCTGGCCGGCCTGCCCCTGCGCCAGGCAGCCAGGTGCGCGCAGGACCTCACCGACGCCGGACTGCTCCAGCCCCACCCCACCGCCGACCGCTACCGCTTCCACGACCTCCTCCGCCTCTTCGCCGCCGAACAGCTGGCCGAAGAGGACGAGCCCGCGCACATCACGGCCGCCCTGAGCCGGGCCGACCTGTGGACACTGCGCCGGGCGACCGCCGCCGCCCGGTTGTTCGACACCGAACCCCACCCCGACACCAGCCCCGATCCCGACCCGGACCCCGCCACCGCGCCCACCGACCACGATCAGGCCCGGAGCTGGTTGGAGGCCGAGCGCGCCCAATGGCTCGCCGCCCTGGGCCGCGCCCAAGACCGCGGCCTGCACCAGCAGGTCATCGACGCCGCCGAGGCGATGCACTGGTTCTCCGACCGCACCCCGCACTGGGAACTGTGGGCACAGGTCTTCCGGCGGGCCGTCAGCTCTGCCCGCGCCTTGGGCAGCAAACGGGACGAGGCCATCCACCTCAACTACCTGTCCTGGGCCTACAACATGTGCCTCTACGACCACGCCTCCGCCCTGACCACCGCACGGGCCGCCCTGATCGCGGCACGCGAGAGCGGCGACCAGCTCCAGGTCGGCTGGGCCTTGGGCTACGTGGCCGGAGCGCTCCACCGGCTCGGACGCACCGAAGAGTCGATCACCCGACTCCAAGAAGCAGCAGACCACCTCCACAGGCAGACCTGCGCACAAAGCCGCCTGGCCGAACTGACGGTCCTCAACACCCTGGGCCAGCACCTGCGCCACACCGGCCGAGCACAGGAAGCCCTGACCATCCACCGCCGCAGCGAAGCCATCTGCCGCGCCGGCGTCCCCGGAAAGCCACAAGAACTGATCGGCCTCTACCTCGCGGTGACCCGCCAGCACATCGGCAACGACCGCGCAGCCCTGCACCAGTGGAACGAGGCCGAAGACCCCCTGCGCTACGCCCTCACCCACTTCGAGGCCGCACACATGCCCGCCTGGAGCGAACCAGCACGCCTCGACCTCGGCATCGTCCTGCGCCACCTCACCCGGCACCGCGAAGCCCACGAGACCCTGACCACCGCCCACGACGCCCTCGTCCGGCTGAACAACCCCCGCCACATCGAAGCCGCCGACGAACTCCAGCAACTCAACTCCGTGTTCGACGGTCGGCCACGAGGAGACTCGGCTCGCGCCAGGCGATGA
- a CDS encoding glutamine synthetase family protein translates to MDKQQEFVLRTLEERDIRFVRLWFTDVLGFLKSVAVAPAELEQAFDEGIGFDGSAIEGFARVYESDMIAKPDPSTFQILPWRAEAPGTARMFCDILMPDGSPSFADPRYVLKRILNKTSDLGFTFYTHPEIEFFLLKDKPLDGTRPVPADNSGYFDHTPQNVGMDFRRQAITMLESMGISVEFSHHEGAPGQQEIDLRYADALSTADNVMTFRLVMKQVALEQGVQATFMPKPFSEYPGSGMHTHLSLFEGDRNAFYESGAEYQLSKVGRSFIAGLLRHAAETAAVTNQWVNSYKRIWGGSSRTAGSGGEAPSYICWGHNNRSALIRVPMYKPGKTGSSRIEVRSIDSGANPYLTYAVLLAAGLKGIEEGYELPAGADDDVWALSDAERRAMGIEPLPQNLGEAISLMERSELVAETLGEHVFDFFLRNKKQEWEEYRSEVTAFELRKNLPVL, encoded by the coding sequence ATGGACAAGCAGCAGGAATTCGTCCTCCGGACGCTTGAGGAGCGCGACATCCGCTTCGTGCGCCTGTGGTTCACCGACGTACTGGGCTTCCTGAAGTCCGTCGCGGTCGCCCCCGCCGAGCTGGAGCAGGCCTTCGACGAGGGCATCGGCTTCGACGGCTCGGCCATCGAGGGCTTCGCGCGGGTCTACGAGTCCGACATGATCGCCAAGCCGGACCCCAGCACGTTCCAGATACTGCCGTGGCGCGCCGAGGCCCCCGGGACCGCCCGGATGTTCTGCGACATCCTGATGCCGGACGGCTCCCCCTCCTTCGCGGACCCGCGGTACGTGCTCAAGCGCATCCTGAACAAGACCTCCGACCTGGGCTTCACCTTCTACACCCACCCCGAGATCGAGTTCTTCCTGCTGAAGGACAAGCCGCTGGACGGGACCCGCCCGGTACCGGCCGACAACTCCGGCTACTTCGACCACACCCCGCAGAACGTCGGCATGGACTTCCGCCGCCAGGCGATCACCATGCTCGAATCCATGGGCATCTCGGTCGAGTTCAGCCACCACGAGGGTGCCCCGGGCCAGCAGGAGATCGACCTCCGCTACGCGGACGCGCTCTCCACGGCGGACAACGTCATGACCTTCCGCCTGGTCATGAAGCAGGTCGCGCTCGAACAGGGCGTCCAGGCCACCTTCATGCCCAAGCCCTTCTCGGAGTACCCCGGCTCGGGCATGCACACCCACCTCTCCCTCTTCGAGGGGGACCGCAACGCCTTCTACGAGTCGGGCGCCGAGTACCAGCTCTCGAAGGTCGGCCGCTCCTTCATCGCAGGTCTCCTCCGCCACGCGGCGGAGACGGCGGCGGTCACCAACCAGTGGGTCAACTCGTACAAGCGCATCTGGGGCGGCTCATCCCGCACGGCCGGCTCCGGCGGCGAGGCCCCGTCGTACATCTGCTGGGGCCACAACAACCGCTCGGCCCTGATCCGCGTCCCGATGTACAAGCCGGGCAAGACGGGCTCCTCCCGCATCGAGGTCCGCTCGATCGACTCCGGCGCCAACCCGTACCTCACGTACGCCGTCCTGCTGGCCGCCGGCCTCAAGGGCATCGAGGAGGGCTACGAACTCCCGGCGGGCGCCGACGACGACGTCTGGGCCCTCTCCGACGCGGAACGCCGCGCGATGGGCATCGAACCCCTCCCGCAGAACCTCGGCGAGGCCATCTCCCTGATGGAACGCAGCGAACTGGTGGCCGAAACCCTCGGCGAACACGTCTTCGATTTCTTCCTGCGCAACAAGAAGCAGGAGTGGGAGGAATACCGCTCCGAGGTCACGGCCTTCGAGCTCCGCAAGAACCTTCCGGTGCTGTAA
- a CDS encoding DUF3105 domain-containing protein, with translation MASWTPNDSNSPQARIAEMRRAERARDRRNAAIAVTASVAVAAGLIGFGAWVMIDKKEKREATAAARKAPVTGEQSWDAKTLGRNHVETPVKYPVNPPVGGDHSPRWMNCNGDVYKNAVPEVNAVHSLEHGAVWVTYNEKASKGDLDALAGTVSKTPYTLMSPDKEQAGTIVLSAWGKQLTVDKADDPRVAQFFTKYVQGPQTPEPGAACTNGLAEK, from the coding sequence ATGGCCAGCTGGACCCCGAACGACAGCAACTCCCCGCAGGCCCGCATAGCCGAGATGCGCCGCGCCGAGCGCGCCCGTGACCGGCGCAACGCGGCCATCGCGGTCACGGCCTCGGTGGCCGTCGCCGCCGGGCTCATCGGTTTCGGCGCGTGGGTGATGATCGACAAGAAGGAGAAGCGGGAGGCCACGGCGGCGGCCCGCAAGGCCCCGGTGACCGGCGAGCAGAGCTGGGACGCGAAGACGCTGGGCCGCAACCACGTCGAGACCCCGGTGAAGTACCCGGTGAACCCGCCGGTCGGCGGTGACCACAGCCCCCGCTGGATGAACTGCAACGGCGACGTCTACAAGAACGCCGTCCCCGAGGTGAACGCCGTCCACTCGCTGGAGCACGGCGCGGTCTGGGTGACGTACAACGAGAAGGCCTCCAAGGGTGACCTCGACGCGCTCGCCGGGACGGTGTCCAAGACCCCGTACACCCTGATGAGCCCGGACAAGGAGCAGGCCGGCACGATCGTGCTGAGCGCCTGGGGCAAGCAGCTGACGGTGGACAAGGCCGACGACCCGCGGGTCGCGCAGTTCTTCACCAAGTACGTGCAGGGCCCGCAGACCCCCGAGCCGGGCGCGGCCTGCACCAACGGGCTGGCCGAGAAGTGA
- a CDS encoding DUF305 domain-containing protein, translated as MTRTARTTRTYWAAGTAVLLALLFAAAATVTAASSSDGSGSGTSARAPGLYSPDAGFARDMAVHHQQAVEMSFIVRDRTKDEAVRGLAYDIANTQANQRGMLLGWLDLWGLPKVVAGEPPMSWMGSADEHGGGHDMSGHDMSGQNTAGQDTSGHDMGGAVTKSGALMPGMATKEELSQLGAAEGRDAEVLYLQLMTDHHKGGVAMARGCAAQCETPVERALAQGMVEAQQSELTLMADMLKQRGAAPRG; from the coding sequence GTGACCCGTACGGCCCGTACCACCCGTACGTACTGGGCGGCGGGGACGGCCGTCCTGCTCGCGCTGCTGTTCGCGGCGGCGGCCACGGTCACCGCCGCGAGCAGCAGCGACGGCTCCGGCTCCGGTACGTCGGCCCGCGCGCCGGGCCTCTACTCGCCGGACGCGGGCTTCGCCCGGGACATGGCCGTGCACCACCAGCAGGCGGTGGAGATGTCGTTCATCGTGCGGGACCGCACGAAGGACGAGGCCGTGCGCGGGCTGGCCTACGACATCGCCAACACGCAGGCCAACCAGCGGGGCATGTTGCTGGGCTGGCTGGACCTGTGGGGGCTGCCGAAGGTGGTGGCCGGCGAGCCGCCGATGTCGTGGATGGGCTCCGCGGACGAGCACGGCGGCGGGCACGACATGAGCGGCCACGACATGAGCGGGCAGAACACGGCCGGCCAGGACACGAGCGGCCACGACATGGGCGGCGCCGTCACCAAGTCCGGCGCGCTGATGCCCGGCATGGCCACCAAGGAGGAGCTCTCGCAGCTCGGCGCCGCCGAGGGCCGCGACGCGGAGGTGCTCTACCTCCAGCTGATGACCGACCACCACAAGGGTGGTGTCGCGATGGCCCGGGGCTGTGCGGCGCAGTGCGAGACCCCCGTCGAGCGGGCGCTGGCCCAGGGGATGGTCGAGGCGCAGCAGTCGGAGCTCACCCTCATGGCGGACATGCTGAAACAGCGCGGGGCTGCACCGCGCGGGTGA
- a CDS encoding CBS domain-containing protein, protein MTTAADIMHPGAQWIPATATLDEAARLMSRLNVGALPISDAAERLCGIITDRDIVVTCVAQGLNPAEMTCGDMAQGTPRWIDAGADVTDVLDEMESHRIKRLPVIKDKKLVGMISEADLAQHLDEHQMAGFVEKVYARR, encoded by the coding sequence ATGACCACCGCGGCAGACATCATGCACCCCGGGGCCCAGTGGATCCCGGCCACCGCGACCTTGGACGAGGCCGCCCGGCTGATGAGCCGGCTCAATGTGGGCGCCCTTCCCATCAGCGATGCCGCCGAGCGGCTGTGCGGCATCATCACGGACCGCGACATCGTCGTGACCTGTGTGGCCCAGGGGCTGAACCCGGCCGAGATGACCTGCGGTGACATGGCTCAGGGCACCCCCCGCTGGATCGACGCGGGCGCCGACGTCACCGATGTGCTGGACGAGATGGAGAGCCACCGCATCAAGCGGCTTCCGGTCATCAAGGACAAGAAGCTGGTCGGCATGATCAGCGAGGCCGACCTGGCCCAGCACCTCGACGAGCACCAGATGGCGGGCTTCGTCGAGAAGGTCTACGCGAGGCGCTGA
- a CDS encoding alpha/beta hydrolase: protein MTTGRFVLVEGAALHVVVEGSGPPVVLSAGLAMAWFDWDPVAALLVAQGRTVVRFDRPGHGLSAPATAPPTAAGEARRIAGLLDALGLAGPVTVVGHSIAGFHAEAFARLYPERTAALVLVDSSVEEDPRTALPVGVRTGAARLLGRALTAAGLPAALGPLARRAVVRASRTSSGDLPLPSAGGPPAARDLVRRCYRTGRVWRGALLENSRYPDTAAEVLALRAGRPLAVPVTVLAGYDGSAGRGALRWLARQAGLADRLGARFEVAEPAGHLVMLDRPGRVARAVLDAVVR, encoded by the coding sequence GTGACGACCGGCCGTTTCGTCCTGGTGGAGGGAGCTGCGCTGCACGTCGTCGTGGAGGGGAGCGGGCCGCCCGTGGTGCTGAGTGCCGGCCTCGCCATGGCCTGGTTCGACTGGGACCCCGTCGCCGCGCTGCTCGTCGCGCAGGGCCGTACCGTCGTCCGCTTCGACCGGCCCGGGCACGGCCTGAGCGCACCCGCCACCGCCCCGCCGACCGCCGCCGGCGAAGCCCGCCGGATCGCAGGGCTCCTCGACGCGCTCGGCCTGGCCGGCCCCGTCACCGTGGTCGGGCACTCGATCGCCGGGTTCCACGCCGAGGCCTTTGCGCGCCTGTACCCCGAGCGCACCGCCGCGCTGGTCCTGGTCGACAGCAGCGTCGAGGAGGACCCCCGCACGGCCTTGCCCGTCGGGGTGCGCACCGGCGCCGCCCGGCTGCTGGGCCGGGCCCTGACCGCCGCCGGGCTGCCCGCCGCGCTGGGCCCGCTCGCGCGCCGCGCCGTCGTACGGGCCTCCCGCACCAGCAGCGGCGACCTCCCCCTGCCTTCGGCGGGGGGACCCCCAGCCGCGCGGGACCTCGTACGCCGCTGCTACCGCACCGGCCGGGTCTGGCGCGGCGCCCTGCTGGAGAACTCCCGCTACCCCGACACCGCCGCCGAGGTCCTGGCCCTGCGGGCCGGGCGCCCGCTGGCCGTGCCCGTCACCGTCCTCGCCGGGTACGACGGCTCGGCCGGGCGGGGGGCGCTGCGCTGGCTCGCCCGGCAGGCGGGGCTGGCCGACCGGCTCGGCGCCCGCTTCGAGGTCGCCGAACCGGCGGGGCACCTGGTCATGCTGGACCGCCCGGGCCGGGTGGCCCGGGCGGTCCTGGACGCGGTGGTGCGGTAG
- a CDS encoding DUF998 domain-containing protein, which yields MSTKPEEGFLVKSAGPVALLIGLGAAAYTAWVLEVVLSTGLNPIETYVSELAAQDQPLGGLFRATDFTAGLLAFAGGLLALVGLLRRAASRRPWSIAGWAGVTLFGAATAADAWLPLSCTPTVDPVCAARETAGLVPATHQAHAVSSSLAMTGALVGIVALTVAARRYGRHAPLARYGPALVALELLATVWTLSAISLFTAGRGTWALGAGQRLQVLFVALWLGLLAYCVHKEHRT from the coding sequence ATGTCCACAAAGCCCGAAGAGGGGTTTCTCGTGAAGAGCGCAGGGCCGGTCGCCCTCCTCATCGGCCTGGGCGCCGCCGCGTACACGGCGTGGGTGCTCGAAGTCGTACTGTCGACCGGCCTGAACCCCATCGAGACGTACGTCAGTGAGCTCGCCGCCCAGGACCAGCCGCTCGGCGGACTGTTCCGGGCCACCGACTTCACGGCCGGCCTGCTCGCCTTCGCGGGCGGCCTGCTCGCCCTGGTCGGGCTGCTGCGCCGCGCAGCGTCCCGGCGCCCCTGGTCGATCGCCGGCTGGGCCGGCGTCACCCTCTTCGGCGCGGCCACCGCCGCCGACGCCTGGCTCCCGCTCAGCTGCACACCCACCGTGGACCCCGTCTGCGCCGCGCGGGAGACCGCCGGCCTGGTCCCGGCCACCCATCAGGCCCACGCCGTCAGCAGCAGCCTCGCCATGACCGGAGCCCTCGTCGGGATCGTCGCCCTCACCGTCGCCGCCCGCCGCTACGGCCGGCACGCCCCGCTCGCCCGCTACGGACCCGCCCTGGTCGCACTGGAACTGCTGGCCACCGTCTGGACCCTGTCCGCCATCTCGCTGTTCACCGCCGGGCGCGGGACCTGGGCGCTCGGCGCCGGGCAGCGGCTCCAGGTGCTGTTCGTGGCCCTGTGGCTGGGCCTGCTCGCGTACTGCGTCCACAAGGAGCACCGCACGTGA
- a CDS encoding multicopper oxidase family protein has product MRSLPTRRAVLGATAALAGSGLLAACSDGSGTTGTGHGSTGHGSMNHDGSSPAATPGGYVDPAGPEVQAAEAARKATGPVSEVKLTATATPLDLGGGFTVRSWAYGDELPGREVRVTAGGTLAVTLANNLPEATSLHWHGIALRNDMDGVPGLTQRDVAPGASFTYRFAVAHPGTYWFHPHSGLQLDRGLYAPLIVEDPKEPLSYDKEWVVVLDDWIDGVDGSTPEAVLAELRKGMDTGSAPTSGGHAGHHGAVASPPPAGGAPARMLMGGESDVLGKDPGDITYPHYLVNGRTPQDPSVFTAKPGDRIRLRIVNAGGDTAFRIALGGHELTVTHTDGYPVEHAKTGSLLLGMGERYDVLVTAQDGVFPLTALAEGKGASASALAVLRTGPGQAPTAGTRPAELAGTPLTAVGLRAAQPVALAPRTPDRTIGIKLTGGMEKYDWAFDGKPYTPDQRHPVKAGERVRLEFNNSTTMFHPVHLHGHTFALAGGAGGARKDTALVLPGEKLTVDFDADNPGLWMAHCHNVYHAEAGMMTVLGYQR; this is encoded by the coding sequence ATGCGCTCTCTTCCCACCCGCCGCGCCGTTCTCGGCGCCACCGCCGCCCTCGCCGGTTCGGGGCTGCTCGCCGCCTGCTCCGACGGCTCCGGCACGACCGGCACGGGCCACGGCTCCACGGGCCACGGCTCCATGAACCACGACGGCTCCTCCCCCGCCGCCACGCCGGGCGGCTACGTCGACCCCGCCGGGCCCGAGGTGCAGGCCGCCGAGGCCGCCCGCAAGGCCACCGGGCCCGTCTCCGAGGTCAAGCTGACCGCCACCGCCACCCCGCTCGACCTCGGCGGCGGGTTCACCGTCCGCTCGTGGGCGTACGGGGACGAGCTGCCCGGCCGGGAGGTCCGGGTCACCGCGGGCGGCACCCTCGCCGTGACCCTGGCCAACAACCTCCCCGAGGCCACCTCCCTGCACTGGCACGGCATCGCCCTGCGCAACGACATGGACGGGGTGCCGGGCCTGACCCAGCGGGACGTCGCGCCGGGCGCGTCGTTCACGTACCGGTTCGCCGTCGCGCACCCGGGGACGTACTGGTTCCACCCGCACTCGGGACTCCAGCTGGACCGGGGCCTGTACGCGCCGCTCATCGTCGAGGACCCGAAGGAGCCCCTCTCCTACGACAAGGAGTGGGTGGTGGTCCTGGACGACTGGATCGACGGGGTGGACGGGTCCACCCCGGAGGCCGTCCTCGCCGAACTCCGCAAGGGCATGGACACGGGATCGGCCCCGACATCGGGCGGGCACGCCGGCCACCACGGCGCCGTCGCCTCCCCGCCCCCGGCCGGGGGCGCGCCCGCGCGGATGCTCATGGGCGGGGAGAGCGACGTCCTCGGCAAGGACCCCGGCGACATCACCTACCCGCACTACCTGGTCAACGGCCGGACGCCACAGGACCCGTCGGTCTTCACCGCCAAGCCGGGCGACCGGATCCGACTGCGGATCGTCAACGCGGGCGGGGACACCGCCTTCCGGATCGCCCTCGGCGGCCACGAACTGACGGTCACCCACACCGACGGCTACCCGGTGGAGCACGCGAAGACCGGCTCCCTGCTGCTGGGCATGGGCGAGCGGTACGACGTCCTGGTCACCGCGCAGGACGGGGTGTTCCCGCTCACCGCGCTCGCCGAGGGCAAGGGGGCCTCGGCCTCGGCCCTCGCCGTGCTGCGCACCGGGCCGGGGCAGGCTCCCACCGCCGGGACCCGGCCCGCCGAGCTGGCCGGGACGCCGCTGACGGCGGTCGGGCTGCGGGCCGCGCAGCCCGTCGCACTGGCGCCCCGTACGCCGGACCGCACGATCGGGATCAAGCTGACCGGGGGGATGGAGAAGTACGACTGGGCCTTCGACGGCAAGCCGTACACCCCGGACCAGCGGCACCCGGTGAAGGCGGGCGAACGGGTCCGGTTGGAGTTCAACAACTCGACAACGATGTTCCACCCGGTGCACCTGCACGGGCACACGTTCGCCCTCGCCGGTGGAGCGGGCGGCGCCCGAAAGGACACCGCACTGGTCCTGCCGGGCGAGAAGCTGACGGTGGACTTCGATGCCGACAACCCCGGTCTGTGGATGGCCCATTGCCACAACGTGTACCACGCGGAGGCCGGGATGATGACGGTGCTCGGCTACCAGCGGTAG
- a CDS encoding NAD+ synthase, which translates to MPQLRLALNQIDSQVGNIAANADSVVHWTRHSAEQGAHLVAFPEMVLTGYPVEDLALRGSFVEASRTALRALAERLAAEGFGELPVIVGYLDRTEKAAPRLGRPAGSPENAAAVLYGGKVVLRFAKHHLPNYGVFDEFRYFVPGDTQPVIRVRGVDVALAICEDLWQEGGRVPATRSAGAGLLISVNASPYERNKDDLRLELVRKRAQEAGCTLAYLAMIGGQDELVFDGDSIVVDASGEVVARAPQFSEGCVLVDLELPAASSDAPEGVVDDGLRIDRVILSEEPVEPYEPVATGGYADRLDDDEEVYDALVVGLRAYVKKNGFRSVLIGLSGGIDSALVAAIACDAIGAQNVYGISMPSKYSSDHSKGDAADLAERTGLNFRTVPIEPMFDAYMGALGLTGLAEENLQSRLRGTMLMAVSNQEGHIVLAPGNKSELAVGYSTLYGDSVGAYGPIKDVYKTDVFRLARYRNRAATERGEAPPIPENSIVKPPSAELRPDQVDTDSLPDYPVLDAILELYVDRDQGLDAIVAAGFDAELVAKTLRMVDTAEYKRRQYPPGTKISAKGFGKDRRLPITNGWREQA; encoded by the coding sequence GTGCCTCAACTTCGCCTCGCTCTGAATCAGATCGACTCGCAGGTCGGCAACATCGCCGCCAACGCCGACTCGGTCGTCCACTGGACCCGGCACTCCGCCGAGCAGGGCGCCCACCTGGTGGCGTTCCCGGAGATGGTGCTGACCGGGTACCCCGTCGAGGACCTCGCCCTGCGCGGCTCGTTCGTCGAGGCCTCCCGCACCGCGCTGCGCGCACTCGCGGAGCGGCTGGCGGCCGAGGGCTTCGGGGAACTGCCGGTCATCGTCGGCTACCTCGACCGTACGGAGAAGGCCGCCCCGCGGCTCGGTCGTCCCGCCGGCTCCCCGGAGAACGCGGCGGCCGTGCTGTACGGCGGGAAGGTCGTCCTCCGGTTCGCCAAGCACCACCTGCCCAACTACGGCGTGTTCGACGAGTTCCGGTACTTCGTGCCGGGCGACACCCAGCCGGTGATCCGGGTGCGCGGCGTCGACGTGGCCCTGGCGATCTGCGAGGACCTCTGGCAGGAGGGCGGCCGCGTGCCGGCCACCCGCTCCGCCGGCGCCGGCCTGCTGATCTCCGTCAACGCCTCCCCGTACGAGCGCAACAAGGACGACCTGCGCCTCGAACTGGTCCGCAAGCGCGCCCAGGAGGCCGGCTGCACCCTCGCCTACCTGGCGATGATCGGCGGCCAGGACGAGCTGGTCTTCGACGGCGACTCCATCGTCGTGGACGCCTCCGGCGAGGTCGTCGCGCGCGCGCCGCAGTTCTCCGAGGGCTGCGTCCTCGTCGACCTCGAACTGCCCGCGGCGTCCAGCGACGCTCCCGAAGGCGTCGTGGACGACGGGCTGCGGATCGACCGCGTGATCCTCTCCGAGGAGCCGGTGGAGCCGTACGAGCCCGTGGCCACCGGCGGATACGCCGACCGCCTGGACGACGACGAGGAGGTGTACGACGCGCTGGTCGTCGGCCTGCGCGCGTACGTCAAGAAGAACGGATTCCGTTCCGTCCTGATCGGGCTGTCCGGAGGCATCGACTCCGCCCTCGTCGCCGCGATCGCCTGCGACGCGATCGGCGCCCAGAACGTGTACGGCATCTCGATGCCCTCCAAGTACTCCTCGGACCACTCCAAGGGCGACGCGGCCGACCTCGCCGAGCGGACCGGCCTGAACTTCCGGACCGTGCCGATCGAGCCGATGTTCGACGCGTACATGGGCGCGTTGGGCCTGACCGGCCTGGCGGAGGAGAACCTCCAGTCCCGGCTGCGCGGCACGATGCTGATGGCGGTGTCCAACCAGGAGGGCCACATCGTCCTGGCCCCGGGCAACAAGTCGGAGCTGGCCGTCGGCTACTCCACCCTGTACGGCGACTCGGTGGGCGCGTACGGTCCGATCAAGGACGTCTACAAGACGGACGTCTTCCGGCTCGCGCGCTACCGCAACCGGGCCGCGACCGAGCGCGGCGAGGCCCCGCCGATCCCGGAGAACTCGATCGTCAAGCCGCCGAGCGCCGAGCTGCGCCCGGACCAGGTGGACACGGACTCGCTGCCGGACTACCCGGTGCTCGACGCGATCCTGGAGCTGTACGTGGACCGCGACCAGGGCCTGGACGCGATCGTCGCGGCCGGCTTCGACGCGGAGCTCGTCGCGAAGACCCTGCGGATGGTCGACACGGCGGAGTACAAGCGCCGCCAGTACCCGCCGGGCACGAAGATCTCCGCGAAGGGCTTCGGCAAGGACCGCCGGCTGCCCATCACGAACGGCTGGCGCGAGCAGGCCTAG